A portion of the Streptococcus urinalis 2285-97 genome contains these proteins:
- the xseA gene encoding exodeoxyribonuclease VII large subunit, which translates to MPDYLTVSHLTKYLKLKFERDPYLERVYLSGQVSNFRRRPNHQYFSLKDENAVIQATMWGSSYKKLCFDLEEGMKINVVGRVQLYEPGGSYSIIIESAQPDGIGALAVQFEQLKKKLTQAGYFLEQHKQQLPQFVSKVGVVTSSSGAVIRDIITTISRRFSGVEIILYPTKVQGQGAAEEIVKNIRRANERQDLDVLIIGRGGGSIEDLWAFNEEIVVEAIFESRLPIISSVGHETDTTLSDFVADKRAATPTAAAELATPVTKSDLLTWLSERQNRSFQAVLRQITIHRERTTQLSNSVIFRQPMRLYDAYIQKLDQLSLSLNQSLKNQVQTASQNINYLDRRLKAINPQQGLVNFQDKLRQNQKLLMSNMTSLYDTKLARFEKAQDTLLSLDTGRIVSRGYAIIKQNEQIISSTKQIKQGDHLMIEMKDGHIKVEVEDVNN; encoded by the coding sequence ATGCCAGATTATTTAACTGTTAGTCACCTCACAAAATATCTAAAATTAAAGTTTGAAAGAGACCCATATTTAGAAAGGGTCTATCTATCAGGTCAAGTTTCGAACTTTCGAAGACGACCAAATCATCAGTATTTTTCTCTTAAAGATGAGAATGCTGTTATTCAAGCGACAATGTGGGGTTCTTCTTATAAAAAATTATGTTTTGATTTAGAAGAAGGCATGAAAATCAATGTTGTTGGCCGTGTGCAATTATATGAGCCTGGTGGTTCTTATTCAATTATTATTGAAAGTGCGCAGCCAGATGGCATAGGTGCTTTAGCTGTCCAGTTTGAACAACTTAAGAAGAAATTAACACAAGCTGGTTACTTTTTAGAACAGCACAAGCAACAATTACCACAGTTTGTCTCAAAAGTTGGCGTTGTTACAAGTTCAAGTGGAGCAGTTATTAGAGATATTATTACCACAATTTCAAGAAGATTTTCAGGAGTTGAAATTATCCTTTATCCGACCAAAGTTCAAGGTCAAGGTGCTGCTGAAGAAATTGTGAAAAATATTAGACGAGCTAACGAAAGACAAGACTTAGATGTTTTAATTATTGGTCGTGGGGGTGGCTCCATTGAAGATTTATGGGCATTTAATGAGGAAATTGTTGTTGAAGCTATTTTTGAGTCAAGGTTACCAATTATCTCAAGTGTTGGACATGAAACAGACACAACGCTATCAGATTTTGTAGCTGATAAAAGAGCAGCAACACCAACTGCTGCAGCAGAATTGGCAACACCAGTTACAAAAAGTGATTTATTAACTTGGCTTTCAGAAAGGCAAAATAGGTCATTTCAAGCTGTATTGCGACAGATAACGATTCATAGAGAAAGAACAACCCAACTTTCAAATTCAGTAATTTTTAGGCAACCTATGCGACTTTATGATGCTTATATTCAAAAATTAGATCAATTAAGTTTATCATTAAATCAAAGTTTAAAAAATCAGGTTCAGACAGCATCACAAAACATAAACTATTTAGATAGAAGATTAAAAGCAATTAATCCACAACAAGGTTTAGTCAATTTTCAAGATAAGTTAAGACAAAATCAGAAATTGTTGATGTCAAATATGACTAGCCTATATGATACTAAATTGGCAAGATTTGAAAAGGCTCAGGATACGTTGCTTTCTCTAGATACAGGTCGTATTGTTTCAAGGGGCTATGCTATCATTAAACAAAACGAACAAATAATTTCAAGTACAAAACAAATTAAACAAGGTGATCATTTGATGATAGAAATGAAAGATGGTCACATTAAAGTAGAGGTAGAAGATGTCAACAACTAA
- a CDS encoding exodeoxyribonuclease VII small subunit, with amino-acid sequence MSTTKTFEENLKDLETIVSKLESGEVPLEEAISEFQKGMLLSKNLQKTLDEAEKTLVKVMQADGTETEMDS; translated from the coding sequence ATGTCAACAACTAAAACGTTTGAAGAAAATTTAAAAGATTTAGAAACGATTGTTTCAAAACTAGAAAGTGGTGAGGTGCCTTTAGAAGAAGCCATCTCAGAATTTCAAAAAGGAATGCTTCTTTCAAAAAATCTCCAAAAAACCCTAGATGAAGCAGAAAAGACACTTGTTAAAGTGATGCAAGCTGATGGTACTGAAACAGAAATGGATAGTTAA
- a CDS encoding polyprenyl synthetase family protein has protein sequence MEKIPQINRSIYHFYHKENHTFQKLSDAILYSVDSGGKRFRPILYLELLESFNCKFKQGHYDVAAALEMIHTGSLIHDDLPAMDNDDYRRGKLTNHKKFDEATAILAGDSLFLDPFRLIADASDINDHVKIKLIRALSSYSGTFGMVGGQVLDMTAEGKKVSLEELKVIHKNKTGALLTFPFDAAGITLQLPENIHQLLIELGQEIGLAFQIRDDILDVTATFNEIGKTPQKDIKAQKSTYPSLLGLKESYHILNETLNRASVISEKLKDASSFDPKAIQDMIERLRLDV, from the coding sequence ATGGAAAAAATACCTCAAATAAATAGATCTATATATCACTTTTATCATAAAGAAAATCATACTTTCCAGAAATTAAGTGACGCCATTCTCTATTCAGTTGATTCTGGTGGGAAACGCTTTAGGCCGATACTCTATCTGGAGCTTCTAGAGAGTTTTAATTGTAAATTCAAACAAGGTCATTATGATGTTGCAGCGGCTTTAGAAATGATACATACTGGTAGTCTAATTCATGATGACTTACCAGCTATGGATAATGATGACTATCGTAGAGGAAAATTAACAAATCATAAAAAATTTGATGAAGCTACTGCTATATTAGCTGGAGATAGCCTCTTTTTAGATCCTTTCAGACTAATAGCGGATGCTTCTGATATAAATGATCATGTTAAAATCAAATTAATTCGTGCTCTATCAAGCTATTCTGGAACATTCGGAATGGTTGGCGGACAAGTTCTTGATATGACTGCTGAAGGAAAAAAGGTCAGTTTAGAAGAATTAAAAGTTATTCATAAAAATAAAACGGGTGCACTTTTGACGTTTCCTTTTGATGCAGCAGGCATTACACTTCAATTACCGGAAAATATCCATCAATTATTAATAGAATTAGGTCAGGAAATTGGTTTAGCTTTTCAAATAAGAGATGATATATTAGATGTAACAGCTACTTTTAACGAAATTGGGAAGACACCCCAAAAAGATATTAAAGCTCAAAAATCTACTTATCCAAGCTTATTAGGTTTGAAAGAATCTTATCATATTTTAAATGAAACTCTAAATAGAGCAAGTGTCATATCAGAGAAACTAAAAGATGCTAGTTCATTTGATCCCAAAGCCATACAAGACATGATTGAGAGGTTACGATTAGATGTCTAA
- a CDS encoding TlyA family RNA methyltransferase: protein MSKERVDVLAYKQGLFETREQAKRGVMAGLVVNVINGERFDKPGEKIDDTIELKLKGEKLRYVSRGGLKLEKALKVFDISIKNKVTIDIGASTGGFTDVMLQNGAKKVYAVDVGTNQLVWKLRQDERVISMEQYNFRYAEVSDFTDELPQFASIDVSFISLNLILPALSKLLSNGDEVVALIKPQFEAGREQIGKNGIIRDKTIHYSVLEKVTDFAQDYEFTIKGLDFSPIQGGHGNIEFLVHLEKSDAPKNQVQDLLHEVVEKAHREFKKNEKE, encoded by the coding sequence ATGTCTAAAGAAAGAGTAGATGTTTTAGCTTATAAACAAGGACTTTTTGAAACAAGAGAACAGGCTAAACGTGGAGTTATGGCAGGTCTAGTGGTTAATGTTATTAATGGAGAGCGTTTTGATAAACCAGGTGAAAAAATTGATGATACTATAGAATTAAAACTTAAAGGTGAAAAACTGAGATATGTCAGTAGGGGTGGTTTAAAACTTGAAAAAGCTTTAAAAGTCTTTGATATAAGCATCAAAAATAAAGTAACTATTGATATTGGGGCTTCGACAGGTGGTTTTACTGATGTCATGTTGCAAAATGGTGCAAAAAAAGTTTATGCTGTTGATGTTGGGACAAATCAGTTGGTTTGGAAATTACGTCAGGATGAGCGCGTTATCAGTATGGAACAATACAACTTTAGATATGCAGAAGTTTCTGATTTTACGGACGAATTGCCTCAATTTGCTAGTATTGATGTTAGCTTTATTTCATTGAATCTTATTTTACCAGCACTTTCTAAACTCCTTTCTAATGGTGATGAAGTAGTTGCATTGATTAAACCACAATTTGAAGCTGGAAGAGAGCAAATTGGTAAAAATGGAATCATTAGAGATAAGACTATTCATTATTCTGTTTTAGAAAAAGTGACAGATTTCGCACAAGATTACGAATTTACTATTAAAGGACTAGATTTTTCACCAATTCAAGGTGGTCATGGGAATATTGAATTTTTAGTTCACCTTGAAAAATCAGACGCTCCAAAAAATCAAGTCCAAGACTTACTTCATGAAGTCGTTGAAAAGGCACATAGGGAGTTTAAAAAAAATGAAAAAGAGTGA
- a CDS encoding arginine repressor gives MKKSDRLELIRKIVLSRDIETQNELLAVLNQEGLHLTQATISRDMNEIGIVKVPSGNGNYIYGLSKESSFQNVRKPKPIKTTILAVTEKVSGLEKFIHLDVVPGNSRLIKRYIMEDFSESIFSIIVDDESLLIIAKEEEKADLIRQEVSKWMTASQD, from the coding sequence ATGAAAAAGAGTGATCGCTTAGAATTAATTCGAAAAATTGTTCTCTCACGAGATATTGAAACTCAAAATGAATTATTGGCTGTGTTGAATCAAGAGGGTCTACATTTGACACAAGCTACTATTTCAAGAGATATGAATGAGATAGGAATTGTTAAAGTTCCTTCTGGTAATGGTAATTATATTTACGGCTTATCAAAAGAAAGTAGTTTTCAAAATGTTAGAAAGCCAAAACCCATTAAGACAACAATTTTAGCAGTTACTGAAAAAGTTTCTGGTTTAGAAAAATTTATTCATTTAGATGTAGTTCCTGGTAACAGTCGGTTAATCAAACGCTATATTATGGAAGATTTTTCAGAGAGTATTTTTAGTATTATTGTAGATGATGAAAGCCTATTGATAATAGCTAAAGAAGAAGAAAAAGCTGATTTGATACGTCAAGAAGTTTCAAAATGGATGACTGCATCACAAGACTAA
- the recN gene encoding DNA repair protein RecN yields the protein MLLEISIKNFAIIEEISLNFENGMTILTGETGAGKSIIIDAMNMMLGSRASVDVIRHGSQKAEIEGYFTIDKNDQLIAILDENGIDFSDELIIRREILPNGRSISRINGQMVNLSVLKSVGQYLVDIHGQHDQEELMNVQQHPYLLDEFGQEDFIVAKNHYQTIFDQYRQLRKAVINKQKNELEHKARIEMLEFQIAEIETVALKTNEDQELLQEREKLQNHKNIADTLTNAHLMIDNEDFSSLTNIRSAMNDMLSIENFDKEYKEIASSLSDSYYILEETSKKLDTIIENLDFDGNRLMQVESRLDMINSITRKYGGSVNDVLEYFDNIVKEYQMLTGSNSSSNDLEKELKDLESELLVAVEHLNQKRHQLASDLEILIQQELKDLYMGKAKFKVFFNKSKFNRLGNEHVEFYISTNPGEDFKPLVKIASGGEISRLMLAIKSAFSSREDKTSIVFDEVDTGVSGRVAQAIAKKINKIGQNGQVLAISHLPQVIAIADNQYFISKQSSQNATVSTVKLLTYEERVEEIAKMLAGDDVTDSARQQAKELLAKKA from the coding sequence ATGCTCTTAGAAATTTCAATAAAAAACTTCGCGATAATAGAAGAAATATCTCTAAATTTTGAAAATGGGATGACTATTTTAACCGGTGAGACTGGAGCTGGTAAATCGATCATTATTGATGCGATGAATATGATGTTAGGCAGTCGTGCAAGTGTTGATGTAATAAGACATGGAAGTCAAAAAGCTGAGATTGAAGGTTATTTTACCATTGATAAAAATGATCAGTTGATTGCAATATTAGATGAAAATGGTATTGATTTTTCTGATGAACTCATTATAAGAAGAGAAATCCTACCAAATGGACGTAGCATCAGTCGTATAAATGGGCAAATGGTAAATTTATCAGTCCTAAAATCAGTTGGCCAATATTTGGTAGATATCCATGGGCAACATGATCAAGAAGAATTAATGAATGTACAACAACATCCTTATCTTCTAGATGAGTTTGGACAAGAAGATTTTATTGTTGCTAAAAATCATTATCAAACAATTTTTGATCAGTATCGACAATTACGAAAAGCAGTCATTAATAAGCAAAAAAATGAATTAGAGCATAAAGCTAGAATTGAAATGCTTGAATTTCAGATAGCTGAGATAGAAACAGTAGCTTTAAAAACAAACGAAGACCAAGAACTATTACAGGAGAGAGAAAAACTCCAAAATCATAAAAATATTGCAGATACGCTAACGAATGCACATCTTATGATTGATAATGAGGACTTCTCCAGTCTAACTAATATTCGGTCTGCCATGAATGACATGTTAAGCATAGAGAATTTTGATAAAGAATATAAAGAAATTGCCTCAAGTTTATCTGACTCTTATTATATATTGGAAGAAACTAGCAAAAAACTTGATACTATTATTGAAAATCTAGATTTTGATGGTAATCGCTTAATGCAAGTTGAATCAAGACTGGATATGATTAATAGTATCACTAGAAAATATGGTGGGAGTGTCAATGATGTCTTAGAATATTTTGATAACATTGTCAAAGAGTATCAAATGCTGACAGGTTCCAATAGTTCAAGTAATGATTTAGAAAAAGAATTGAAAGACTTGGAGTCTGAATTGTTAGTTGCTGTTGAACATTTAAATCAAAAAAGACATCAATTAGCTAGTGATCTTGAAATTTTGATTCAACAAGAATTAAAAGATTTGTATATGGGAAAGGCTAAATTTAAAGTATTTTTTAACAAATCTAAGTTTAATAGACTAGGAAACGAGCATGTCGAATTTTATATTTCAACTAATCCTGGTGAAGATTTTAAACCTCTCGTTAAGATAGCTTCAGGTGGTGAAATTTCCCGTCTCATGTTGGCAATAAAATCAGCTTTTTCTAGTCGAGAAGATAAAACGAGTATTGTATTTGATGAAGTTGACACTGGTGTTTCTGGAAGGGTTGCACAAGCTATTGCTAAAAAAATCAATAAAATTGGTCAAAATGGCCAAGTTTTAGCGATCTCACATCTCCCACAAGTTATTGCGATTGCAGATAATCAATATTTTATTTCCAAACAAAGTAGTCAAAATGCCACAGTCTCTACTGTAAAATTATTGACTTATGAAGAACGTGTTGAAGAAATTGCAAAAATGCTTGCAGGCGATGACGTCACAGATTCTGCTAGACAACAAGCCAAAGAATTATTAGCCAAAAAAGCTTAA
- a CDS encoding DegV family protein: MANIKIVTDSSITIEPELIKELDITVVPLSVMVDGKLYSDNDLKEEGEFLRLMQSAKDLPKTSQPPVGVFAEVYESLVKEGADEIVAIHLTHSLSGTIEASRQGANIADANVTVIDSTFTDQCLKFQVVEAAKLAKQGANLKEVLDRIEEVKNNSELYIGVSTLENLVKGGRIGRVTGVISSLLNIKVMMELKNHELVTLLKGRGTKTFTKWLDSYLETINGRKIAEIGISYAGKDDLAQQLKAKIQEKIKIDIPILETGSIIQTHTGEGAFAVMVRYEA, encoded by the coding sequence ATGGCAAATATTAAAATTGTGACAGATTCATCAATTACTATTGAACCAGAATTAATTAAAGAATTAGATATCACAGTTGTTCCTTTGTCCGTTATGGTAGACGGCAAATTATACTCTGATAATGATTTAAAAGAAGAAGGTGAATTTTTACGCTTAATGCAATCAGCAAAAGATTTACCCAAAACGAGTCAACCTCCAGTGGGGGTATTTGCTGAAGTTTATGAAAGTCTTGTGAAAGAAGGTGCTGATGAAATAGTTGCCATACATCTAACGCACTCACTTTCAGGTACAATAGAAGCATCAAGACAAGGAGCAAATATAGCAGATGCAAATGTCACTGTGATAGATTCAACATTTACAGACCAATGCTTGAAATTTCAAGTTGTAGAAGCTGCCAAATTAGCTAAACAAGGCGCCAATTTGAAAGAAGTTTTAGATCGCATCGAAGAAGTAAAAAATAATTCAGAATTGTATATTGGTGTTTCGACACTTGAAAATTTGGTTAAGGGTGGCCGAATTGGTCGCGTTACGGGTGTCATTAGTTCTTTGTTAAATATTAAAGTCATGATGGAACTTAAGAATCATGAATTGGTTACCTTATTAAAAGGTCGCGGAACAAAGACTTTTACAAAGTGGTTAGATTCATATCTTGAAACCATAAATGGTCGTAAAATTGCTGAAATTGGGATTTCTTATGCAGGGAAAGATGATCTTGCTCAACAGTTAAAAGCAAAAATTCAAGAAAAAATTAAAATTGATATCCCAATTCTTGAGACTGGCTCCATTATCCAAACCCATACAGGAGAAGGTGCTTTTGCAGTAATGGTGCGATATGAAGCTTAG
- a CDS encoding SGNH/GDSL hydrolase family protein, which yields MKLRVIGRGILFFLVSFLICFFLFYFLIPKSDSKVSLKELKTKKISDFHYVAIGDSLTQGVGDSTEQGGFVPLLSLDVGNKYNVHVISHNFGVSGNTSQQILDRMNSQTKITNQLKKAKLMTLTVGGNDVMAVIRKNLSHLSVSSFEKPSKNYQKRLSQILTLARKDNPDLPIYVLGIYNPFYLNFPEMTQMQEVVDNWNEATKETTSNFKKVYFVPINDLLYKGIDGKEGVVQSSGSKTQVINDALFTGDHFHPNNTGYHIMSDAVMEKIIETRK from the coding sequence ATGAAGCTTAGAGTAATTGGAAGAGGAATTTTATTTTTCCTCGTCAGTTTTTTAATTTGTTTTTTTCTGTTCTATTTCTTAATTCCTAAGTCTGATTCAAAAGTCAGTTTGAAGGAATTAAAGACGAAAAAGATAAGTGATTTTCATTACGTAGCCATAGGTGATTCTCTGACTCAAGGTGTTGGTGATAGTACTGAACAAGGTGGTTTTGTCCCATTACTTTCTTTAGATGTTGGAAATAAATATAATGTTCATGTCATTAGTCATAATTTTGGTGTTTCAGGCAATACCAGTCAACAAATTTTAGATCGTATGAATAGTCAGACTAAAATCACAAATCAGTTAAAAAAGGCAAAATTAATGACCTTAACTGTGGGCGGAAATGATGTTATGGCAGTAATTCGAAAAAATTTGAGTCATCTAAGTGTTTCAAGTTTTGAAAAGCCCTCAAAAAATTATCAAAAAAGACTAAGTCAGATTTTAACATTAGCAAGAAAAGACAATCCTGATTTACCTATTTATGTCTTAGGAATTTATAATCCTTTTTATCTTAATTTTCCAGAAATGACACAAATGCAAGAAGTTGTGGACAATTGGAATGAAGCGACAAAAGAAACAACTAGTAACTTTAAAAAGGTCTATTTTGTACCAATAAATGATCTTTTGTACAAAGGTATTGATGGTAAAGAGGGTGTGGTACAATCATCTGGAAGTAAAACACAAGTTATAAATGATGCTTTATTTACAGGAGATCATTTTCACCCTAATAATACGGGTTATCATATCATGTCAGATGCAGTCATGGAGAAAATAATTGAAACGAGAAAGTAA
- a CDS encoding YpmS family protein produces the protein MKRESKTKSRKGWKWAFLFLLALNIAFVSVIASRLIQVREPATENVKTLNTKSVKVGSFTTTKSQLNDTVAAFLKDYQTTKTHYKVYATSSSILFEGTYKLLGYEVPLYIYFDPSRLENGAVQLKVTSFSVGTLPLPESEVLQYVKSSYKLPSIVEILPKQSAININLQKLDNKDGIYLQATRLDLVNDKISFDIFKK, from the coding sequence TTGAAACGAGAAAGTAAAACAAAATCAAGAAAAGGGTGGAAGTGGGCATTTCTTTTTTTACTAGCATTAAATATTGCCTTCGTATCTGTTATAGCTAGTAGATTGATTCAGGTGAGAGAACCTGCTACTGAAAATGTCAAGACACTTAATACCAAAAGTGTAAAGGTTGGGAGTTTTACGACAACTAAATCACAACTAAATGATACCGTTGCTGCATTTTTAAAAGACTATCAAACCACTAAAACGCACTATAAAGTTTATGCGACATCTTCGTCAATATTATTTGAAGGTACTTATAAACTATTAGGTTATGAAGTGCCCCTTTATATTTATTTTGATCCTAGTCGACTTGAAAATGGTGCTGTACAATTAAAAGTAACTTCATTTTCAGTTGGAACTCTTCCGTTACCTGAATCAGAAGTTCTACAATATGTGAAAAGTTCATATAAATTGCCCTCAATTGTTGAAATCTTACCCAAACAATCAGCAATAAATATCAATTTACAAAAATTAGATAATAAAGATGGTATTTATTTACAGGCAACTCGACTAGATTTGGTAAATGATAAAATAAGCTTCGATATTTTTAAGAAATAA
- a CDS encoding HU family DNA-binding protein produces the protein MANKQDLIAKVAEATELTKKDSAAAVDAVFSAIEGFLSEGEKVQLIGFGNFEVRERAARKGRNPQTGKEIQIAASKVPAFKAGKALKDAVK, from the coding sequence ATGGCTAACAAACAAGATTTAATCGCTAAAGTTGCTGAAGCAACTGAGCTTACTAAAAAAGATTCAGCAGCAGCAGTAGATGCTGTATTCTCAGCAATTGAAGGATTCCTTTCAGAAGGTGAAAAAGTTCAATTAATCGGTTTTGGTAACTTCGAAGTTCGCGAACGTGCAGCTCGTAAAGGTCGTAACCCACAAACTGGTAAAGAAATCCAAATCGCAGCATCTAAAGTACCTGCTTTCAAAGCTGGTAAAGCACTTAAAGACGCTGTTAAATAA
- a CDS encoding putative cross-wall-targeting lipoprotein signal domain-containing proteiin has translation MEKINFGFRKNKAVKSLCGVVLGLALLALGQVSFADEVTSNTSAIQSTEVITPITAQNSTTTSTDNINSTTTDSTKISITDTTERTEENVNVIPPHSSTTNTTTTKEQVDNNALVVEHAEITTNQNTQSTTQNQPSKVVRPKVRVATTSTISQT, from the coding sequence TTGGAAAAGATTAATTTTGGATTTAGGAAAAATAAAGCAGTAAAATCATTATGTGGCGTAGTTTTAGGATTGGCTCTACTTGCATTGGGACAGGTTAGTTTTGCAGATGAAGTTACAAGTAATACGAGTGCAATACAAAGTACAGAGGTGATTACTCCAATAACAGCGCAAAATTCGACAACAACCTCAACTGATAACATAAATTCGACAACCACAGATAGCACAAAGATTTCAATAACAGACACGACAGAAAGAACAGAAGAAAATGTAAATGTTATCCCACCACACTCTAGTACAACCAATACGACAACAACAAAAGAACAGGTTGACAATAATGCTTTAGTAGTAGAACATGCTGAGATCACAACCAATCAAAATACACAATCAACTACACAAAACCAACCAAGTAAAGTAGTAAGACCAAAAGTTAGAGTGGCGACAACATCTACGATAAGTCAAACATAA